The Prinia subflava isolate CZ2003 ecotype Zambia chromosome 18, Cam_Psub_1.2, whole genome shotgun sequence genome has a window encoding:
- the RUFY3 gene encoding protein RUFY3 isoform X4: MSALTPQSDMPTPTTDKITQAAMETIYLCKFRVSMDGEWLCLRELDDISLTPDPEPTHEDPNYLMANERMNLMNMAKLSIKGLIESALNLGRTLDSDYAPLQQFFVVMEHCLKHGLKAKKTFLGQNKSFWGPLELVEKLVPEAAEITASVKDLPGLKTPVGRGRAWLRLALMQKKLSEYMKALINRKDLLSEFYEPNALMMEEEGAIIAGLLVGLNVIDANFCMKGEDLDSQVGVIDFSMYLKDGNSTKGSEGDGQITAILDQKNYVEELNRHLSATVNNLQAKVDALEKSNTKLTEELAVANNRIITLQEEMERVKEESSYILESSRKATKDRTADGQALTEARKQLKEETQLRLDVEKELEAQIGMRQEMELAMKMLEKDVCEKQDALVALRQQLDDLRALKHELSFKLQSSDMGVKQKSELNSRLEEKTNQMAATIKQLEQSEKDLVKQAKTLNSAANKLIQKHH; this comes from the exons TGTCGATGGATGGAGAGTGGCTGTGCTTGCGCGAGCTGGATGACATCTCGCTGACACCCGACCCCGAGCCGACCCACGAAG ACCCGAATTACCTCATGGCTAACGAGCGCATGAACCTGATGAACATGGCCAAGCTGAGCATCAAGGGGCTGATCGAGTCCGCGCTGAACCTGGGCCGCACGCTGGACTCGGACTATGCCCCGCTGCAGCAGTTCTTCGTGGTGATGGAGCACTGCCTCAAGCACGGCCTCAAAG ccAAAAAGACTTTTCTTGGGCAAAATAAGTCATTTTGGGGACCTCTAGAATTAGTAGAAAAACTTGTTCCTGAGGCTGCAGAGATTACAGCAAGTGTTAAGGATCTCCCAGGGCTGAA GACACCTGTTGGCAGAGGAAGAGCTTGGCTTCGCCTGGCTCTGATGCAGAAGAAACTTTCAGAGTACATGAAAGCTTTGATTAACAGAAAGGATCTTCTCAG TGAATTTTACGAGCCCAACGCACTGATGATGGAAGAGGAAGGTGCCATCATTGCTGGCCTCCTCGTAGGTCTGAATGTCATCGATGCCAACTTCTGCATGAAGGGAGAGGACCTGGACTCCCAG gttgGAGTTATCGATTTCTCCATGTATTTGAAAGATGGGAACAGCACGAAAGGCAGCGAAGG agATGGTCAGATAACTGCTATTTTGGACCAGAAGAACTATGTTGAAGAGCTCAATAGACATCTAAG TGCTACAGTGAACAACCTGCAGGCCAAGGTGGATGCCTTGGAGAAATCCAACACAAAGCTGACTGAGGAG CTTGCAGTTGCCAACAACAGGATCATTacactgcaggaggagatggagcgGGTTAAGGAAGAAAGCTCCTACATCCTGGAGTCCAGCCGTAAG GCCACCAAGGACAGAACTGCTGACGGACAGGCACTGACTGAGGCACggaagcagctgaaggaggagACTCAGCTGCGCCTG GATgtggagaaggagctggaggcGCAGATCGGGATGCGGCAGGAGATGGAGCTGGCCATGAAGATGCTGGAGAAGGATGTCTGTGAAAAGCAGGATGCACTGGTGGCACTCAGACAGCAGCTGGATGATCTCAGGGCTCTAAAGCATGAACTGTCTTTCAAGCTGCAG AGTTCAGACATGGGAGTGAAACAGAAGAGTGAACTAAACAGCCGcttggaagagaaaacaaatcagaTGGCTGCCACCATCAAACAGCTGGAACAAAG TGAAAAGGATTTGGTGAAACAGGCAAAAACCTTAAATAGTGCAGCAAACAAACTGATCCAGAAGCATCATTAG
- the RUFY3 gene encoding protein RUFY3 isoform X2 translates to MSALTPQSDMPTPTTDKITQAAMETIYLCKFRVSMDGEWLCLRELDDISLTPDPEPTHEDPNYLMANERMNLMNMAKLSIKGLIESALNLGRTLDSDYAPLQQFFVVMEHCLKHGLKAKKTFLGQNKSFWGPLELVEKLVPEAAEITASVKDLPGLKTPVGRGRAWLRLALMQKKLSEYMKALINRKDLLSEFYEPNALMMEEEGAIIAGLLVGLNVIDANFCMKGEDLDSQVGVIDFSMYLKDGNSTKGSEGDGQITAILDQKNYVEELNRHLSATVNNLQAKVDALEKSNTKLTEELAVANNRIITLQEEMERVKEESSYILESSRKATKDRTADGQALTEARKQLKEETQLRLDVEKELEAQIGMRQEMELAMKMLEKDVCEKQDALVALRQQLDDLRALKHELSFKLQSSDMGVKQKSELNSRLEEKTNQMAATIKQLEQRLRQAEKDRQLAQQDNRLFKQEFGDKINSLQLEVEELSKQRSHLELELRRERDRWSHSHQRSQESKKGPKNWLRQDGKPKIQEDHAKLKQPLRENSVLPHRSPSGRQEEQEQLSGPGHAEICQLCQEEDSRSQRKNICKNCGGTFCEACSVHELPLPSSINPERVCNPCHQRLIQQYSSSPL, encoded by the exons TGTCGATGGATGGAGAGTGGCTGTGCTTGCGCGAGCTGGATGACATCTCGCTGACACCCGACCCCGAGCCGACCCACGAAG ACCCGAATTACCTCATGGCTAACGAGCGCATGAACCTGATGAACATGGCCAAGCTGAGCATCAAGGGGCTGATCGAGTCCGCGCTGAACCTGGGCCGCACGCTGGACTCGGACTATGCCCCGCTGCAGCAGTTCTTCGTGGTGATGGAGCACTGCCTCAAGCACGGCCTCAAAG ccAAAAAGACTTTTCTTGGGCAAAATAAGTCATTTTGGGGACCTCTAGAATTAGTAGAAAAACTTGTTCCTGAGGCTGCAGAGATTACAGCAAGTGTTAAGGATCTCCCAGGGCTGAA GACACCTGTTGGCAGAGGAAGAGCTTGGCTTCGCCTGGCTCTGATGCAGAAGAAACTTTCAGAGTACATGAAAGCTTTGATTAACAGAAAGGATCTTCTCAG TGAATTTTACGAGCCCAACGCACTGATGATGGAAGAGGAAGGTGCCATCATTGCTGGCCTCCTCGTAGGTCTGAATGTCATCGATGCCAACTTCTGCATGAAGGGAGAGGACCTGGACTCCCAG gttgGAGTTATCGATTTCTCCATGTATTTGAAAGATGGGAACAGCACGAAAGGCAGCGAAGG agATGGTCAGATAACTGCTATTTTGGACCAGAAGAACTATGTTGAAGAGCTCAATAGACATCTAAG TGCTACAGTGAACAACCTGCAGGCCAAGGTGGATGCCTTGGAGAAATCCAACACAAAGCTGACTGAGGAG CTTGCAGTTGCCAACAACAGGATCATTacactgcaggaggagatggagcgGGTTAAGGAAGAAAGCTCCTACATCCTGGAGTCCAGCCGTAAG GCCACCAAGGACAGAACTGCTGACGGACAGGCACTGACTGAGGCACggaagcagctgaaggaggagACTCAGCTGCGCCTG GATgtggagaaggagctggaggcGCAGATCGGGATGCGGCAGGAGATGGAGCTGGCCATGAAGATGCTGGAGAAGGATGTCTGTGAAAAGCAGGATGCACTGGTGGCACTCAGACAGCAGCTGGATGATCTCAGGGCTCTAAAGCATGAACTGTCTTTCAAGCTGCAG AGTTCAGACATGGGAGTGAAACAGAAGAGTGAACTAAACAGCCGcttggaagagaaaacaaatcagaTGGCTGCCACCATCAAACAGCTGGAACAAAG ATTGCGACAGGCAGAGAAGGACCggcagctggcccagcaggaCAACCGGCTCTTCAAGCAGGAGTTTGGGGACAAAATCAACAGCCTCCAGCTGGAAGTGGAAGAGCTCTCCAAGCAGCG GAGCCACCTAGAACTGGAGCTAAGGCGGGAAAGAGACAGATGGTCTCACAGTCACCAGCGCAgccaagaaagcaaaaaaggCCCAAAGAATTGGCTCAGACAG GATGGGAAGCCTAAAATCCAGGAAGACCATGCTAAACTGAAACAGCCGCTGAGAGAGAACAGTGTCCTGCCACACAG GTCACCCAGCGGCAGGCAGGAAGAGCAG GAGCAGCTGTCGGGGCCTGGGCACGCCGAgatctgccagctctgccaggaggaGGACAGCCGGAGCCAAAGAAAG AACATCTGCAAGAACTGTGGGGGCACCTTCTGTGAAGCCTGCTCGGTGCATGAGCTGCCCCTCCCGTCCAGCATCAACCCCGAGCGCGTCTGCAACCCCTGCCACCAGCGGCTCATCCAGCAGTATTCCAGCAGCCCCTTGTAG